A region of Allocoleopsis franciscana PCC 7113 DNA encodes the following proteins:
- a CDS encoding helix-turn-helix domain-containing protein, which yields MTLAQLRERANFTQAQLAVTMGVSVSTVSDWENGKKEPRLKHFRLLMEFLGCTFEELCEAFDQVKRR from the coding sequence TTGACCCTTGCACAATTAAGGGAACGTGCCAATTTCACTCAGGCACAGCTAGCAGTTACTATGGGCGTGAGCGTTTCAACCGTTAGTGATTGGGAGAATGGCAAGAAGGAGCCACGGCTAAAGCACTTTAGGCTTTTAATGGAGTTTCTTGGCTGCACGTTTGAGGAACTGTGTGAAGCGTTCGACCAAGTTAAACGGCGCTAG
- a CDS encoding chloride channel protein → MLPQKPPTEPSHRWTFPQLFGLVKRNPIMLSRWVIRWAVVGTACGLFAGLYWYILELITHALEQFTGSSLLIVMPLAGLVIGLVIYFLGNPGEIAVIVDNIHFRGGRLDARKNPSMLLASLVSISAGGSAGPEAPLVQVTGSFGTWFADRLNLDGEELRSMSLAAMAGGFTALFGAPLGGAMFALEILHHQHVVEYYEALLPAIVSSCASYLVFAAITKLGIAPTWHFPHYTLDNIDDFALAIVFGIVGAIAGWLFMAIFRGCDRLFAKIPGPIYVRTTVAGLGLGGFGAVLPLTRYFGHQELEAVLDGSFPVFFLLGLAFAKMATISLTVTGGWRGGFIIPIFFTGACLGKAIAALIPGMNPALAMICTMAALNAAVTRTPISTTLLLSKLTNFAPFTPILFASLVGFFLAPKVPLITSQLKSHPEAIAE, encoded by the coding sequence GTGCTACCTCAAAAGCCGCCCACTGAACCCTCTCACCGTTGGACATTCCCTCAACTCTTTGGCCTTGTCAAACGTAATCCAATCATGCTGTCACGATGGGTGATCCGCTGGGCCGTGGTTGGTACAGCTTGCGGTCTTTTCGCTGGACTGTATTGGTATATATTGGAACTCATCACTCACGCTCTGGAACAGTTTACAGGCTCAAGCCTGTTAATTGTGATGCCCCTAGCGGGATTGGTGATTGGCCTTGTGATTTATTTTTTAGGAAATCCAGGTGAAATTGCGGTAATTGTCGATAATATCCACTTTCGCGGCGGACGCTTGGATGCGCGTAAAAATCCGTCCATGCTGCTCGCTTCTTTAGTGAGCATATCAGCAGGCGGCAGTGCTGGCCCAGAAGCCCCTTTAGTACAAGTCACGGGTTCTTTTGGCACGTGGTTTGCTGATCGCCTCAATCTGGATGGTGAAGAACTTCGCTCCATGAGTCTAGCCGCAATGGCAGGAGGTTTCACGGCTCTGTTTGGTGCACCTCTGGGCGGTGCCATGTTTGCCCTAGAGATTTTACATCATCAGCACGTTGTGGAGTATTACGAAGCCTTACTGCCGGCGATCGTCTCTAGTTGTGCAAGTTACTTAGTGTTTGCTGCCATTACCAAACTCGGAATTGCACCCACCTGGCATTTTCCTCATTACACCCTCGATAACATCGATGATTTTGCTCTGGCTATTGTGTTCGGTATCGTCGGAGCCATAGCGGGATGGCTTTTTATGGCGATTTTCCGAGGATGCGATCGCTTATTTGCCAAGATTCCCGGCCCCATTTATGTGCGAACCACTGTAGCAGGCTTAGGATTGGGGGGTTTTGGGGCTGTTTTGCCTCTAACCCGTTATTTTGGACACCAAGAGTTAGAGGCGGTTCTCGATGGTTCTTTTCCTGTCTTCTTCCTATTGGGTTTAGCGTTTGCCAAAATGGCGACAATCAGCCTTACCGTCACAGGAGGCTGGCGAGGCGGGTTTATTATTCCCATCTTTTTCACGGGTGCTTGTCTGGGTAAGGCGATCGCGGCTTTAATCCCAGGAATGAATCCGGCTTTGGCGATGATTTGCACAATGGCAGCGCTAAATGCCGCAGTGACACGCACACCGATTAGTACAACCTTACTCCTCTCCAAACTCACTAATTTTGCCCCTTTCACCCCCATCTTGTTTGCCAGTTTAGTCGGGTTTTTCCTCGCGCCTAAAGTGCCCCTGATCACTTCACAACTCAAATCTCATCCAGAAGCAATTGCTGAGTGA
- a CDS encoding slr1306 family protein — protein MSVNLQRPILVGGVGLSVSLWLLQSFHDSVGQVGEFGMLGAVALGAGLWLFGKKTSKNLDLSLTAAPVDRETVEKAIAKAQTLIKLLETESENHASLPQLRQRLTQLTPELDRQKIQIAVTGGRSVGKTKLVQVLESSWLHQQPQALSLKETPALFVGTDTDVAAETIAREMAFSSDLLLFVTAGDLTDTEFQILQQLKAANQRVMLVFNKQDQYLPTERASVLQQLRQRMAGRLAAEDVVAIASHPSPLKVRQHQADASVQEWMEEQTPDLTVLTERLSSIIAQEERQLVWATTIREAAALKAEVKAALNQVRRDRALPIIEQYQWIAAAAAFANPVPALDLLATAAISAQVVSDLGAIYQQKFSLQQAQAAAKTLGSLMLKLGLVELSTQAIGSILKGNAFTYVAGGAVQGVSAAYLTRLAGLSLIEYFQEQEVSETTGQAFNLERLGQKLQAVFQQNQRTSFLQGFVKQVVGRLIPEAPQPQPTGSETAATAV, from the coding sequence ATGTCTGTCAATTTACAGCGACCGATTTTAGTGGGAGGAGTTGGCTTATCAGTGTCACTCTGGCTGTTGCAGAGTTTTCATGACTCGGTCGGTCAAGTGGGTGAGTTTGGGATGTTAGGTGCCGTCGCACTCGGCGCTGGTTTATGGTTGTTTGGCAAGAAAACCTCTAAAAACCTTGATTTGTCGCTGACGGCAGCACCGGTAGACAGGGAGACGGTGGAAAAAGCGATCGCCAAAGCCCAAACCCTGATTAAGCTGCTGGAAACAGAATCCGAAAATCATGCTTCCCTTCCCCAGTTACGGCAACGACTGACTCAGCTAACCCCAGAGTTAGATCGGCAGAAGATACAAATTGCAGTCACTGGGGGTAGGAGTGTTGGTAAAACCAAGTTGGTTCAAGTCTTGGAGTCTAGCTGGTTACATCAACAGCCGCAAGCTCTGAGTTTAAAAGAAACACCGGCCTTGTTTGTGGGCACGGATACCGATGTTGCCGCAGAAACTATCGCTAGAGAGATGGCTTTTTCCTCTGATTTGCTGTTATTTGTCACGGCAGGCGATCTGACGGATACTGAGTTTCAAATTTTGCAGCAACTCAAAGCCGCGAATCAGCGAGTAATGCTGGTGTTTAATAAACAAGACCAGTATTTACCCACCGAACGAGCCAGTGTGTTGCAACAGTTGCGGCAACGGATGGCGGGACGATTGGCAGCAGAGGATGTAGTTGCGATCGCATCTCATCCTTCCCCCCTGAAAGTACGTCAGCATCAGGCTGATGCATCGGTGCAAGAGTGGATGGAAGAACAAACCCCCGATCTGACGGTACTTACGGAGCGATTAAGTTCCATCATTGCTCAAGAAGAGCGGCAATTAGTCTGGGCAACCACAATCCGGGAAGCAGCAGCACTGAAGGCTGAGGTGAAAGCGGCATTAAATCAAGTCAGACGCGATCGCGCTTTACCCATCATTGAGCAGTATCAGTGGATTGCGGCAGCGGCGGCGTTTGCTAACCCGGTTCCGGCGCTGGATTTGCTGGCAACGGCGGCGATTAGTGCTCAGGTGGTGAGTGATTTAGGCGCGATTTATCAGCAAAAGTTTTCGTTGCAACAAGCCCAAGCAGCGGCTAAAACTTTGGGCAGTTTGATGCTGAAGTTGGGTTTGGTGGAGCTTTCCACGCAAGCGATCGGCAGTATTCTCAAAGGGAATGCCTTCACTTACGTTGCCGGGGGAGCGGTGCAGGGGGTGAGCGCGGCTTATTTAACCCGATTGGCGGGTTTGAGTCTGATTGAGTACTTCCAAGAGCAAGAGGTTAGCGAAACTACGGGGCAAGCGTTTAACCTGGAGCGACTGGGACAGAAGCTGCAAGCGGTGTTCCAACAAAATCAGAGGACATCATTTTTGCAGGGATTTGTCAAGCAGGTGGTAGGGCGTCTGATACCGGAAGCGCCTCAGCCTCAACCGACGGGTTCTGAAACGGCGGCAACGGCTGTTTAA
- a CDS encoding CoA-acylating methylmalonate-semialdehyde dehydrogenase, whose amino-acid sequence MSYKNPLPNYINGEWCISQASEFLNVVNPATAEVLTQVPLSPKSDVEAATQAAADAFKSWRRVPPTDRIQYLFKLKFLLEDHIEELSRTITLECGKTYGESKAEWQRAIENVEVACGIPMLMQGYNLEDVARGIDEMMIRQPMGVTAIIAPFNFPGMIPFWFMPYAIACGNTCIIKPSEKVPLTLQKVFELLEKTGLPKGVVNLVNGAKEVVDAILEHPTIRAISFVGSSPVAQYVYSKGAAHGKRMQCQGGAKNPIIILPDADMEMTTRIAADSAFGCAGQRCLAASVAVTVGEARHIFTDAIANAAQTRVVGFGLDDGVQMGPVITSQSKARIEGLIQQGADEGAKVLVDGRNLKVSGYEQGNFIRPTILQNVDPKSEIARTEIFGPVLGLMHLETIEDAIALVNSGQWGNMACLFTNSGAAARQFRYEAEAGNIGINIGVAAPMAFFPFSGWKESFYGDLHGQGRDAVEFFTQTKVVVERWPKNWSRQF is encoded by the coding sequence GTGTCTTATAAAAATCCCCTACCTAACTACATCAATGGGGAGTGGTGCATCTCCCAAGCGAGTGAATTTTTGAATGTGGTGAACCCTGCTACTGCTGAGGTACTCACTCAGGTGCCTCTGTCACCGAAAAGTGATGTGGAGGCGGCTACCCAAGCGGCTGCTGATGCTTTCAAGAGTTGGCGGCGCGTCCCTCCCACCGATCGCATCCAATACCTGTTCAAACTCAAATTCTTACTCGAAGACCATATCGAAGAGTTATCCCGCACCATTACCCTCGAATGTGGGAAAACCTATGGAGAATCAAAAGCCGAGTGGCAACGGGCGATCGAGAATGTAGAAGTTGCCTGTGGTATTCCCATGCTGATGCAGGGGTACAACTTAGAAGATGTGGCGCGTGGCATTGACGAAATGATGATTCGTCAACCGATGGGAGTGACAGCAATTATTGCTCCGTTTAATTTCCCTGGCATGATTCCGTTTTGGTTCATGCCCTATGCGATCGCTTGTGGCAATACTTGTATTATCAAACCCTCAGAAAAAGTCCCGTTGACGCTACAAAAGGTGTTTGAATTACTCGAAAAAACCGGATTGCCCAAGGGTGTGGTTAATTTGGTGAATGGGGCGAAAGAAGTTGTTGATGCAATCTTAGAACATCCTACAATTCGCGCCATTAGCTTTGTTGGTTCTTCACCCGTAGCTCAATACGTTTATAGCAAAGGGGCGGCACATGGCAAGCGGATGCAATGTCAGGGAGGAGCGAAAAATCCGATTATTATCCTCCCCGATGCGGATATGGAAATGACCACCCGAATTGCTGCCGATAGTGCCTTTGGCTGTGCGGGACAGCGTTGTTTAGCGGCATCGGTGGCGGTTACAGTGGGAGAAGCACGGCATATTTTTACAGATGCGATCGCCAATGCAGCACAAACCAGAGTCGTTGGCTTTGGCTTGGATGATGGTGTACAAATGGGTCCGGTTATTACCTCTCAAAGTAAAGCGCGAATTGAGGGATTAATTCAACAGGGAGCAGATGAAGGGGCGAAGGTATTAGTAGACGGACGAAATCTAAAGGTTTCCGGTTACGAACAGGGTAACTTTATTCGACCCACCATTCTGCAAAATGTAGACCCAAAAAGTGAAATTGCCCGGACTGAAATCTTTGGTCCAGTGTTAGGGTTGATGCACTTGGAGACAATAGAAGATGCGATCGCATTAGTGAATAGTGGTCAATGGGGAAATATGGCTTGTTTGTTCACCAATAGTGGTGCAGCGGCACGGCAGTTTCGTTATGAGGCAGAAGCGGGAAATATTGGGATTAATATTGGCGTCGCGGCACCAATGGCCTTCTTTCCTTTTAGTGGCTGGAAGGAAAGTTTTTATGGAGATTTACACGGTCAGGGACGAGACGCGGTAGAGTTCTTTACGCAAACAAAAGTGGTTGTTGAGCGTTGGCCTAAAAACTGGTCGCGTCAGTTTTAA
- the gyrA gene encoding DNA gyrase subunit A: protein MSTSQERIVPTNLRNEMQQSYLEYAMSVIVGRALPDARDGLKPVHRRILYAMHELGLTPDRPFRKCARVVGEVLGKYHPHGDTAVYDALVRMAQDFSMRAPLINGHGNFGSVDNDPPAAMRYTECRLRPIATDAMLRDIESETVDFIDNFDGSQQEPTVLPARIPQLLLNGSSGIAVGMATNIPPHNLGELIDGVLALIHNPDITDLELMRYIPGPDFPTGGQILGTAGIKEAFTTGRGSITMRGVAQIETIEHRGRPDREAIIITELPYQTNKAALIEKIAEMVNDKRIEGISDIRDESDRDGMRIVIELKRDAYPRVVLNNLYKQTPIQMNFGANMLALVNNEPQLLSLKKFLSVFLDFRIETITRRTQYELRKAQERDHILQGLLIALGNLDRIIQLIRHAADTPTAKAELMEVYGLSEAQADAILQMQLRRLTALEAEKIQAEHEELQARIADLEDILARRSRILEIIETEVNQLKATHATPRRTIIQPMEGEIDDTDLIANEKAVILLTEQGYIKRMAVNEFGAQARATRGKAGTRMKEDDGVEHFLTCCDHDSILFFSERGVTYCLKAYHIPSASRTARGVPIVQLLPIPREEKITSIVPVSEFTDHEYLVMLTRKGYIKKTALDAFSNIRANGLIAISLEEGDQLRWVQRATQTDSIIIGSRQGMAIHFKTDNDQLRPLGRATRGVKAMKLRAKDELISMDIIPGQVVAEMASAIEATVEEEVEDLNEVSETVNEAVSEEQELVVTAGQGPWVLVVTMGGYGKRVPVSQFRLQNRAGMGILATKFRLPKDKLAALRVVNEGDELMIITSRGIIIRQAINAISPQSRMATGVRVQRLDDDDAIAAVALVPLSGEEEEVEALEESL, encoded by the coding sequence ATGAGTACCTCCCAGGAGCGAATTGTCCCGACAAATCTGCGGAACGAGATGCAACAGTCATACCTAGAATACGCGATGAGCGTGATTGTAGGTCGGGCGCTGCCGGATGCTAGGGATGGACTCAAGCCAGTACATCGGCGGATTCTCTATGCCATGCATGAGCTGGGTCTTACACCAGACCGCCCGTTTCGGAAATGCGCCCGTGTCGTGGGAGAAGTGTTGGGTAAGTATCACCCTCATGGAGATACCGCCGTTTATGACGCCTTAGTGCGGATGGCTCAGGATTTCTCCATGCGAGCGCCCCTCATCAACGGGCACGGTAACTTTGGCTCGGTGGACAACGACCCACCAGCAGCAATGCGTTACACCGAGTGTCGCTTGCGTCCCATAGCCACAGACGCCATGCTGCGGGATATTGAGTCAGAAACCGTAGACTTCATCGATAACTTCGACGGTTCCCAGCAAGAACCCACCGTCTTACCCGCCCGTATCCCGCAGTTACTGCTTAATGGTTCCAGTGGAATTGCCGTGGGGATGGCAACCAATATTCCCCCCCACAACCTGGGAGAATTAATTGATGGCGTGCTGGCATTAATTCATAATCCCGACATAACGGATTTGGAGTTAATGCGGTATATTCCTGGCCCTGACTTTCCCACAGGAGGTCAGATTCTGGGAACCGCCGGGATCAAAGAAGCCTTTACCACCGGTCGCGGTTCGATCACGATGCGGGGCGTTGCCCAGATTGAAACCATTGAACATCGTGGGCGTCCAGACCGAGAAGCCATCATTATCACAGAGTTGCCTTACCAAACCAATAAGGCAGCGCTGATCGAGAAGATTGCGGAAATGGTCAATGATAAGCGAATTGAAGGCATTTCCGATATTCGGGATGAAAGCGATCGCGACGGGATGCGGATCGTCATTGAACTCAAACGCGATGCCTATCCTCGTGTTGTACTCAACAACCTCTACAAACAAACGCCCATACAGATGAACTTTGGGGCGAATATGCTGGCGTTGGTGAACAATGAACCCCAGCTTTTAAGCCTCAAGAAGTTCTTGAGCGTCTTCTTGGATTTCCGGATTGAGACGATTACCCGACGGACTCAATACGAATTACGAAAAGCCCAAGAACGAGACCACATCCTCCAAGGGTTATTGATTGCTCTGGGCAATCTAGATCGGATTATTCAACTGATCCGCCATGCCGCAGATACTCCCACAGCTAAAGCAGAGTTAATGGAAGTCTACGGACTTTCAGAAGCCCAGGCTGACGCAATTCTGCAAATGCAACTGCGACGCCTAACTGCTCTGGAAGCCGAGAAAATTCAAGCGGAACACGAGGAATTACAAGCGAGAATTGCCGACTTAGAAGATATCCTCGCCCGCAGAAGTCGCATCCTGGAAATTATTGAAACAGAAGTTAATCAGCTCAAAGCAACCCATGCCACACCACGCCGTACCATCATTCAACCGATGGAAGGCGAGATTGATGACACCGACCTCATTGCCAATGAGAAAGCGGTAATTCTGCTCACAGAGCAAGGTTACATCAAGCGGATGGCCGTTAACGAATTTGGGGCACAAGCCAGAGCCACTCGCGGTAAGGCAGGCACCCGGATGAAAGAGGATGACGGGGTGGAGCATTTCCTCACTTGTTGCGACCACGACAGCATTCTGTTCTTTAGTGAGCGCGGCGTTACCTACTGCCTCAAGGCATACCACATCCCCTCGGCTTCGCGCACAGCACGAGGTGTCCCCATTGTCCAGTTGCTGCCGATTCCCCGTGAGGAAAAAATCACCTCCATTGTGCCGGTGTCTGAGTTCACCGACCATGAGTATCTAGTGATGTTGACCCGTAAAGGTTACATCAAGAAAACAGCATTGGACGCTTTCAGTAATATTCGAGCCAATGGATTGATTGCCATTTCCCTGGAAGAAGGCGACCAGTTACGCTGGGTACAACGCGCCACACAAACCGACAGCATCATCATTGGGTCGCGTCAAGGGATGGCGATTCATTTCAAGACGGATAACGACCAACTGCGTCCCCTCGGTCGTGCTACTAGGGGCGTTAAGGCCATGAAACTGCGGGCTAAAGATGAGTTGATCAGCATGGATATTATCCCTGGTCAGGTTGTCGCCGAGATGGCAAGCGCGATTGAGGCTACTGTTGAAGAAGAAGTGGAAGACCTCAATGAGGTAAGCGAGACTGTCAACGAAGCGGTTTCCGAAGAGCAAGAGTTAGTCGTAACCGCAGGTCAAGGCCCCTGGGTACTGGTTGTCACCATGGGGGGTTATGGCAAGCGGGTGCCAGTGTCTCAGTTCCGGTTACAGAATCGGGCGGGGATGGGAATCCTGGCGACGAAGTTCCGTTTACCCAAAGACAAATTAGCCGCTTTACGGGTGGTTAATGAAGGTGATGAATTGATGATCATCACGAGTCGAGGGATTATAATTCGTCAGGCGATTAACGCGATTTCCCCCCAGTCCCGGATGGCAACAGGGGTGAGAGTGCAACGACTGGATGACGATGATGCGATCGCAGCGGTTGCCTTAGTGCCTCTCTCCGGTGAGGAGGAGGAAGTGGAAGCACTGGAAGAGTCGTTGTAA
- a CDS encoding LOG family protein has product MAQSAPDPALKSLQTQLTALIDQLPTLQHGKWIQRALSVLLRLAGEEIDRLDWKILTASIQDMDRAFQVFYPYRHVRKVTIFGSARITPDAPEYKLASEFARYLVQQGFMVMTGAGSGIMEAGHEGAGPEMSFGLNIQLPFEQGANSFIQGDPKLIDFKYFFTRKLFFLRESDAIALFPGGFGTQDEAFECLTLCQTGRSGPVPLVLIDKPGGNYWQDWDAYVRNHLIQGGLVSPEDTSLYTVTDDLNVAYEAIDSFYRLYHSSRYVGDRLVIRLKSELSDDQVEQLNENFSDILVKGRIEKSKALPQETPDETTDLPRLILYFNQRDSGRLYQLLATISQMGASSPAATHPELK; this is encoded by the coding sequence ATGGCTCAATCTGCTCCAGACCCTGCCCTTAAGTCACTTCAAACACAATTAACGGCACTGATTGACCAACTACCCACTTTGCAACATGGGAAATGGATTCAACGGGCGCTATCCGTGCTATTGCGACTGGCTGGAGAGGAAATCGATCGCTTGGACTGGAAAATCTTAACCGCTTCCATACAAGATATGGATCGGGCGTTTCAAGTTTTTTATCCCTATCGGCATGTTCGGAAAGTCACGATTTTCGGTTCAGCCCGCATTACTCCCGATGCCCCGGAATACAAGCTGGCATCTGAGTTTGCGCGTTATTTAGTGCAGCAGGGATTTATGGTGATGACCGGTGCAGGTAGTGGCATTATGGAAGCCGGCCACGAAGGCGCAGGCCCGGAAATGTCTTTTGGCTTGAATATTCAGTTACCCTTTGAGCAGGGGGCAAATTCTTTTATTCAAGGCGACCCCAAGCTGATTGATTTTAAATATTTCTTTACACGCAAGTTATTCTTCCTTCGGGAAAGTGATGCGATCGCACTTTTTCCTGGTGGCTTTGGTACCCAGGATGAAGCCTTTGAGTGTTTAACCCTTTGCCAAACGGGGCGAAGTGGGCCAGTGCCTTTGGTATTAATTGATAAACCCGGTGGCAACTACTGGCAAGACTGGGATGCTTATGTTCGCAATCATCTCATTCAAGGCGGTTTAGTCAGTCCGGAAGATACAAGTCTTTATACGGTCACGGACGACTTAAATGTGGCTTACGAAGCGATCGATAGCTTTTATCGACTCTATCACTCCAGCCGCTACGTTGGCGATCGATTGGTGATTCGCCTCAAATCTGAGTTATCAGATGACCAAGTTGAACAGCTCAATGAGAATTTTAGCGACATTTTGGTCAAGGGTCGGATTGAAAAAAGTAAGGCTTTACCTCAAGAAACCCCTGACGAAACCACTGACTTACCTCGCCTAATTTTGTACTTCAACCAACGAGACTCTGGGCGTCTTTATCAGCTACTCGCCACTATTAGCCAGATGGGTGCATCTTCTCCGGCAGCAACTCATCCAGAACTTAAATAA
- a CDS encoding GuaB3 family IMP dehydrogenase-related protein gives MDIQIGRGKSARRAYGIDEIALCPGTRTLDPSLADTRWRIGGIEREIPIIASAMDGVVDVRMAVLLSQLGALGVLNLEGIQTRYADPVPVLERIASVGKTEFVTLMQELYAEPIKPELITQRIREIKEQGGIAAVSATPVGAMKYGEIVGKAGADLFFVQGTVVSTAHLSPESVTPLDLAQFCQEMPMPVILGNCVTYDVALNLMKAGAAAVMVGIGPGAACTSRGVLGVGVPQATAVADCAAARDDYYNETGNYVPVIADGGLVTGGDICKCIACGADGVMIGSPFARAQEAPGRGFHWGMATPSPVLPRGTRIQVGSTGTLEQILVGPAQLDDGTHNLLGALKTSMGTLGAKNLKEMQQVEVVIAPSLLTEGKVYQKAQQLGMGK, from the coding sequence GTGGATATTCAAATCGGGCGGGGCAAAAGTGCTCGCCGAGCCTACGGAATCGATGAAATTGCACTGTGTCCGGGGACTAGAACCCTAGACCCCAGTTTAGCGGATACTCGCTGGCGCATTGGCGGCATTGAGCGAGAAATCCCTATCATCGCCAGTGCGATGGATGGGGTGGTAGATGTCCGCATGGCGGTTCTGTTGTCCCAGCTTGGGGCGTTGGGTGTTCTCAACTTAGAGGGCATTCAAACTCGCTATGCAGACCCAGTACCAGTACTTGAGCGCATTGCCTCAGTGGGCAAGACAGAGTTTGTCACTCTCATGCAGGAATTGTATGCTGAGCCAATTAAGCCAGAACTGATTACCCAGCGAATTCGGGAAATCAAAGAGCAAGGAGGAATTGCTGCTGTCAGCGCGACACCTGTTGGGGCGATGAAATACGGCGAGATTGTGGGTAAAGCCGGTGCCGATCTATTTTTTGTCCAGGGAACAGTGGTTTCCACGGCTCATCTCTCCCCCGAATCGGTCACTCCTCTGGATTTGGCCCAGTTCTGCCAAGAGATGCCGATGCCGGTGATTTTGGGGAATTGTGTCACCTATGACGTGGCCCTTAACTTGATGAAAGCAGGTGCGGCGGCTGTAATGGTCGGCATTGGCCCTGGTGCAGCTTGTACCTCTCGTGGGGTTTTGGGTGTGGGTGTGCCTCAGGCTACGGCAGTCGCAGATTGTGCGGCGGCTCGTGACGACTACTACAATGAAACGGGTAATTATGTCCCTGTGATTGCCGATGGCGGTTTAGTAACCGGTGGCGACATCTGTAAATGTATTGCCTGTGGAGCCGATGGCGTCATGATTGGCTCACCGTTTGCCCGTGCTCAAGAGGCACCCGGACGAGGATTTCATTGGGGGATGGCAACGCCTAGCCCGGTTTTACCACGGGGCACACGCATCCAAGTAGGTAGTACGGGGACCTTGGAACAAATTCTCGTTGGCCCTGCACAACTCGATGACGGCACCCACAACCTTTTGGGGGCGTTAAAAACCAGTATGGGTACCTTGGGAGCCAAAAACCTCAAGGAAATGCAGCAAGTTGAAGTGGTCATTGCCCCTTCACTGCTGACGGAAGGCAAAGTATACCAGAAAGCTCAGCAGTTAGGAATGGGTAAATAG
- the trxA gene encoding thioredoxin — translation MSAAVQVTDASFKQDVLESDIPVLVDFWAPWCGPCRMVAPVVDEIAQQYDGKVKVVKLNTDENPQIASQYGIRSIPTLMIFKGGQRVDMVVGAVPKTTLANTLEKYI, via the coding sequence ATGTCAGCAGCCGTACAAGTTACAGACGCCAGCTTTAAGCAAGACGTACTTGAAAGCGACATTCCCGTCTTAGTTGATTTTTGGGCTCCCTGGTGTGGTCCCTGTCGAATGGTTGCGCCTGTCGTGGATGAAATTGCGCAGCAATACGACGGTAAAGTCAAGGTTGTTAAACTCAACACAGACGAGAATCCTCAAATAGCTAGCCAGTACGGTATCCGCAGCATTCCCACCTTGATGATTTTTAAGGGGGGTCAGCGCGTAGATATGGTAGTGGGTGCCGTTCCTAAAACGACTCTGGCGAATACGTTAGAAAAATATATCTAA